A window of the Ipomoea triloba cultivar NCNSP0323 chromosome 14, ASM357664v1 genome harbors these coding sequences:
- the LOC116003812 gene encoding transcription factor Pur-alpha 1-like, whose protein sequence is MEGNSGGGGGGGNDVELLSKTLQVEHKLFYFDLKENPRGRYLKISEKTSSTSSTIIVPSAGISCFLDLFNYYVNSGYDDQDVYSKELQLDSKVFYFDIGENRRGRFLKVSEASVNRNRSTIIVPTGSARDEGWATFRNILAEINETLSLYIVPNQQTSETSERLGLSDDVGAGFISSHSSQPAPKPNLNIDHSVDLPGPEEINNLGVSKVIRVDQKRFFFDLGSNSRGHFLRISEVAGSDRSSIILPLSGLRQFHEMVGHFVEITKDRIEGMTGANVRTVDPPHR, encoded by the exons ATGGAGGGAAAttccggcggcggcggaggcggaggAAACGACGTGGAGCTTCTATCGAAGACGCTGCAGGTGGAACACAAACTCTTCTATTTTGATCTCAAGGAGAATCCTCGCGGGCGGTACCTCAAGATCTCGGAGAAAACCTCATCCACGAGCTCCACCATCATCGTCCCCTCCGCAGGCATCTCCTGTTTTCTCGATCTCTTCAATTACTACGTCAATTCCGGCTACGACGACCAGGACGTCTATAGCAAAGAACTCCAGCTCGACTCCAAG GTCTTTTATTTCGATATTGGTGAGAATAGAAGGGGCCGTTTTCTCAAG GTATCTGAAGCTTCAGTTAATAGAAATCGCAGTACTATTATTGTCCCAACAGGAAGTGCTCGAGATGAGGGATGGGCAACATTTAGGAATATTTTGGCAGAAATAAATGAAACCTTAAGCCTTTATATCGTGCCCAATCAG CAAACTTCTGAAACTTCAGAACGTCTAGGACTTTCAGATGATGTAGGGGCTGGTTTCATATCCAGCCACAGCTCTCAGCCTGCTCCAAAACCTAACTTGAATATAGACCACTCCGTTGATTTGCCAGGACCCGAAGAAATTAATAACTTAGGGGTCTCTAAGGTAATCAGAGTTGACCAGAAGAGATTCTTCTTTGATCTTGGAAGCAACAGCAGAGGCCACTTCCTAAGAATATCTGAG GTGGCGGGTTCTGATCGCTCTTCCATCATTCTCCCATTGTCAGGGCTACGTCAGTTTCACGAAATGGTGGGTCACTTTGTTGAGATCACGAAAGATAGGATCGAAGGAATGACGGGCGCAAACGTTAGGACAGTGGATCCTCCTCATAGATGA